One window of Trifolium pratense cultivar HEN17-A07 linkage group LG5, ARS_RC_1.1, whole genome shotgun sequence genomic DNA carries:
- the LOC123885531 gene encoding polygalacturonase At1g48100-like, translating to MSLIHSFFILWITMIFFIHNFDNVEGRYHHHKKGKKTSPAPSDPSPPSYNPPPSPPTPSVPSDPYPYPNDPGESPSDCIFDVRSFGAVGDGEADDTEAFRAAWKAACAVDSGVLLAPENNCFKITSTIFSGPCKPGLVFQIDGTLMAPDGPDCWPEADSKNQWLVFYRLDQMTLNGTGIIEGNGEQWWDLPCKPHRSPSGNTISGPCDSPTMIRFFMSSNLVLRGLKIQNSPQFHVKFDGCQGVLIDELSISAPKLSPNTDGIHLGNTKDVGIYNSVISNGDDCISIGPGCSDVNVDGVTCAPTHGISIGSLGVHNSHACVSNLTVRNSIIKESDNGLRIKTWQGGTGSVTGLTFDNIQMENVRNCINIDQFYCLSKECMNQTSAVYVNNVSYRKIKGTYDVRTPPIHFACSDTVACTNITLSEIELLPYEGELVDDPFCWNAYGRQETLTIPPLDCLREGEPETVVELSEYECNN from the exons ATGAGTCTCATTCATAGTTTTTTTATCCTATGGATTACAATGATATTTTTCATCCATAATTTTGATAATGTGGAAGGAAGATACCATCATCACAAGAAAGGGAAGAAAACTTCCCCTGCACCAAGTGACCCATCACCACCTTCTTACAATcctcctccttctcctcctaCTCCTAGTGTTCCTTCTGATCCTTATCCATATCCAAATGATCCCGGAGAATCTCCTTCGGATTGCATTTTCGATGTAAGATCGTTTGGAGCAGTCGGAGATGGTGAAGCCGATGACACGGAAGCATTTAGAGCGGCATGGAAAGCAGCTTGTGCAGTTGATTCAGGAGTACTTTTAGCTCCTGAAAACAATTGTTTTAAAATCACTTCTACTATCTTTTCTGGTCCATGCAAACCAGGACTAGTTTTTCAG ATTGATGGTACTTTGATGGCACCAGATGGACCAGATTGTTGGCCTGAGGCAGATAGTAAAAATCAATGGCTTGTGTTTTATAGATTAGATCAAATGACCTTAAATGGGACAGGAATCATTGAAGGCAATGGAGAACAATGGTGGGATCTTCCTTGCAAACCTCATAgg AGTCCAAGTGGAAATACTATATCAGGACCATGTGATAGTCCCACA ATGATAAGGTTCTTCATGAGCTCCAATTTGGTGTTAAGAGGGttgaaaatacaaaatagtcctCAATTCCATGTGAAATTTGATGGTTGTCAAGGAGTATTAATTGATGAATTATCAATTTCTGCACCTAAACTTAGTCCTAATACTGATGGAATCCACTTAGGAAACACAAAGGATGTTGGGATTTATAATTCAGTGATAAGCAATG gtgATGATTGTATTTCAATTGGTCCTGGTTGTTCAGATGTGAATGTGGATGGTGTTACTTGTGCTCCTACCCACGGAATTAG CATTGGAAGCCTTGGAGTACACAATTCCCATGCATGTGTCTCAAACCTAACAGTTCGCAACTCGATCATAAAAGAATCAGACAATGGACTAAGAATCAAAACATGGCAAGGAGGAACAGGATCAGTAACAGGTTTAACATTTGACAACATTCAAATGGAAAATGTCAGAAACTGCATCAACATAGACCAATTCTATTGCTTATCAAAAGAGTGTATGAATCAAACATCAGCAGTATATGTAAACAATGTGTCCTACAGAAAAATTAAGGGTACTTATGATGTTAGAACACCACCTATACATTTTGCTTGTAGTGACACTGTTGCTTGCACAAACATAACACTCTCTGAGATTGAACTTTTACCTTATGAAGGTGAATTAGTTGATGACCCTTTTTGTTGGAATGCTTATGGAAGACAAGAGACTTTAACTATACCTCCACTTGATTGTTTAAGGGAAGGTGAACCTGAGACTGTTGTGGAGTTATCTGAATATGAATGCAATAATTGA
- the LOC123885037 gene encoding uncharacterized protein LOC123885037, whose amino-acid sequence MPTLQTSLPPEIANNAIRLYRECLRRAKYIGHRQNNTPLVVDMVRQQFKKNMQETDPDKIQKLKDDAARGLINHILYESEKITGRKFSQSPPAFGKSSI is encoded by the exons ATGCCAACTCTTCAAACTTCACTTCCCCCTGAAATCGCCAACAATGCCATTAGG ctttacCGTGAATGCCTGCGAAGAGCTAAATATATCGGTCATCGG CAAAATAACACCCCACTTGTTGTTGATATGGTGAGACAACAGTTTAAGAAAAACATGCAAGAGACAGATCCTGATAAGATTCAAAAGCTAAAGGATGA TGCTGCAAGGGGACTTATAAATCACATACTGTACGAGTCAGAGAAAATTACCGGCCGTAAATTTTCCCAGAGTCCTCCCGCGTTTGGCAAGTCTAGCATATAG